From Sporosarcina sp. FSL W7-1349, a single genomic window includes:
- a CDS encoding polyprenyl synthetase family protein produces the protein MNEKLLKNADACYRLAEKKAVDYFASLSVQLVNKIYATTLTKDIQTWKQNHLPSSWVSLLLRGREKADSQEYFSYIRWLDYTGKLDHYLDRSISYIFLRDLGKDLNSSHTQNRIRDMAAKLKKQLPLSADGGNADLFSITGLYRWAQKESVESTMIWVMNKLKTVSSLIPQGMNAEEAQRKLIKIIAGVILHQVEEMDDDLPAEERTRKLDEAIRLGYSYGLTYPFIDDLLDSEALSGEEKKQYSGLIRTTLITGTVPELGDWIGMNKELIRSIHSELRDAFMYIQACLRQETNESFFEQSYVFFHSQEVDREKSLSNANYTNEELYVPIILKSASSRLIVRSVLSAGEDEGFDNRTFFYGIYNQLADDFADMFEDWEADAVTPYTYYMKYHRSRPDLINPFELYWTVITNLIHTVYHSDVKTGEVILNRAINGLKRFKKRMGDKTYNEVMELFAPGDLKFDRLIQKLVRQADDVDFFDKLLRDHMLAHFKEERKEREDFLHIAETVRNEINNILPIHENGDAAFMEEEPIVNAANYSLEGDGKRLRPIVTWVTGVYEYGLEKSAIMPLLKSLEYMHTASLIFDDLPAQDNSSVRRGRPTLHHVYNTAVAELTGLYLTQKAVEEQASLEQFDPGAVLRLIQYSAGKTADMCKGQAMDLNSKGKLLTLEQLNTMCFYKTGIAFEASLVMPAILAGKQERELKALKRFAYHAGIAFQIKDDLLDVEGNLAVLGKPVGKDVENNNSNFVTILGVEGARKSLWDHYCTAMETLQEMQFNTPYLKHILHYIVNRDY, from the coding sequence GTGAATGAAAAGTTACTAAAAAATGCCGATGCCTGTTATCGGCTTGCTGAGAAGAAGGCTGTCGATTATTTTGCATCACTTTCTGTACAGCTCGTAAACAAGATCTATGCTACTACCTTGACAAAAGATATACAAACTTGGAAACAGAATCATTTACCTTCTTCGTGGGTCTCCTTGTTGCTGCGTGGAAGGGAAAAAGCTGATTCGCAGGAGTATTTCAGTTATATCCGATGGTTGGACTACACCGGGAAACTGGATCATTACTTGGATCGAAGCATTTCCTATATTTTCTTGCGAGATTTGGGCAAGGACCTGAATTCATCGCATACGCAGAACCGGATTCGGGACATGGCAGCCAAATTAAAAAAACAACTGCCCCTATCCGCTGACGGGGGCAACGCTGACTTGTTCAGCATCACCGGGTTGTACCGTTGGGCTCAGAAGGAAAGCGTAGAATCGACGATGATCTGGGTGATGAACAAATTGAAGACCGTGTCTTCCCTTATTCCACAGGGGATGAATGCTGAAGAGGCTCAACGGAAACTGATTAAAATCATTGCGGGAGTCATCCTGCACCAAGTTGAAGAAATGGACGATGATCTGCCGGCTGAAGAACGGACCCGGAAATTGGATGAAGCGATTAGACTGGGCTATTCCTATGGTTTGACATACCCTTTTATTGATGATCTTTTGGATTCGGAAGCCTTGTCAGGTGAGGAGAAAAAACAATATTCCGGTTTGATACGCACCACCCTTATTACAGGGACTGTACCTGAATTAGGAGATTGGATCGGAATGAATAAAGAGCTGATCCGGTCGATTCATTCAGAACTCCGTGACGCTTTTATGTATATTCAGGCATGTCTGCGACAAGAGACAAACGAAAGTTTCTTCGAGCAATCGTATGTGTTTTTTCATTCCCAGGAAGTGGACCGGGAAAAGAGTTTATCCAATGCTAATTACACCAATGAAGAGCTTTATGTACCGATCATTTTAAAATCTGCTTCGTCCCGTTTGATTGTCCGTTCCGTGCTGAGTGCTGGGGAGGATGAGGGATTTGACAACCGAACATTCTTTTACGGCATTTACAACCAGCTGGCCGATGATTTCGCCGATATGTTTGAGGACTGGGAGGCCGATGCAGTCACCCCCTACACCTATTACATGAAATACCATCGGTCGCGTCCGGATCTTATCAACCCTTTTGAATTATACTGGACGGTCATCACCAATCTGATCCATACCGTGTATCACTCGGACGTCAAGACAGGTGAAGTGATTTTAAACCGTGCAATCAATGGGCTGAAAAGATTTAAAAAGCGGATGGGAGACAAAACATACAACGAAGTGATGGAGCTCTTTGCACCGGGAGATCTCAAATTCGATCGGCTTATCCAAAAGCTGGTTCGACAAGCGGACGACGTGGATTTCTTTGATAAACTGCTTCGGGACCATATGTTAGCCCATTTTAAAGAGGAACGGAAAGAGCGGGAAGACTTTTTACACATTGCTGAAACCGTACGCAACGAGATAAACAACATCTTACCTATCCATGAAAACGGGGATGCCGCTTTCATGGAAGAAGAACCAATCGTGAATGCTGCAAACTACAGTCTGGAAGGCGATGGAAAGCGCCTTAGACCAATTGTGACTTGGGTTACCGGTGTTTATGAATATGGCTTGGAAAAGTCTGCAATCATGCCGCTTCTAAAATCATTGGAATATATGCACACAGCTTCCCTGATTTTCGATGATCTGCCAGCCCAAGATAATTCTTCTGTCCGCAGAGGGCGTCCAACGCTGCATCATGTGTATAATACAGCCGTTGCCGAATTAACTGGCCTTTATCTGACCCAAAAGGCGGTTGAGGAACAAGCGTCACTTGAACAGTTTGACCCGGGAGCGGTGCTTCGCTTGATTCAATATTCGGCCGGAAAGACAGCGGATATGTGTAAAGGGCAGGCAATGGACTTGAATTCCAAAGGCAAACTGTTGACATTGGAACAATTGAATACGATGTGCTTTTATAAAACCGGCATCGCATTTGAAGCTTCTCTCGTCATGCCAGCCATTTTAGCAGGGAAACAGGAGCGGGAACTAAAAGCGTTGAAAAGATTTGCCTACCATGCCGGTATCGCGTTTCAGATTAAGGATGACTTGCTTGACGTGGAAGGCAATCTGGCTGTACTCGGCAAACCAGTTGGAAAAGATGTCGAAAACAATAATTCAAATTTCGTAACAATCCTAGGTGTCGAGGGCGCCCGAAAATCACTATGGGACCATTATTGTACCGCAATGGAAACGTTGCAGGAGATGCAGTTTAACACTCCCTATTTGAAACATATATTACATTATATTGTGAATAGGGATTATTGA
- a CDS encoding FAD-dependent oxidoreductase — translation MYEIAVIGAGPAGGSAALYAAKAGKKTIMLDNDKGVTKRALLKNHYGVAEITGPDMVAVGIEQAKQFGAELINTTVTAIRSTENGFEIETEGQVVEAQHIILATGMLTDLAEAAGLQTKPGTEPRIKTIFDVDAAGKTNIEGIWAAGTCAGVSMHTIITAGDGAKVAINVISELNGERYVDHDILK, via the coding sequence ATGTATGAAATCGCAGTAATTGGAGCAGGGCCGGCTGGAGGCAGCGCTGCCTTATATGCAGCAAAAGCGGGAAAGAAAACGATTATGTTAGATAATGATAAAGGCGTAACAAAAAGGGCGTTGTTGAAGAATCACTATGGGGTGGCTGAAATTACCGGACCCGATATGGTAGCAGTCGGTATTGAGCAGGCAAAACAGTTTGGAGCCGAGTTGATCAATACAACCGTAACTGCCATAAGATCTACTGAAAATGGCTTTGAAATCGAGACAGAAGGCCAAGTCGTCGAGGCCCAACATATCATTTTGGCGACTGGGATGCTGACGGATTTAGCGGAAGCTGCTGGTTTACAGACAAAGCCGGGAACGGAACCGAGGATTAAAACCATCTTTGATGTGGATGCTGCCGGGAAAACGAATATAGAAGGAATTTGGGCAGCCGGCACTTGTGCAGGCGTCAGCATGCATACGATCATTACTGCCGGAGACGGAGCAAAGGTTGCCATTAATGTAATCAGTGAACTAAATGGAGAGCGTTATGTAGACCATGATATATTAAAATAA
- a CDS encoding ECF transporter S component — MQKTESYSRTRTKTFDLVLTAVLAALVLVSTMLLNIRLPMAINGGGLIHLGTAMLFIASILFGPKKGAIAGALGMGLFDLLGGYAIWAPITIAARGLQGYVVGKIAWSNGRRGNSFAFNLIATVVSIPLMVAVYYIGEAIMFHSLIVPLASIPGDLIQNFIGLAIAIPVCAMLKKTPIFK, encoded by the coding sequence ATGCAAAAAACAGAGAGTTATTCGCGTACTCGAACGAAAACGTTTGACCTCGTATTGACTGCCGTGTTAGCGGCGCTTGTACTTGTGTCAACGATGTTATTGAATATAAGGCTGCCCATGGCGATAAACGGCGGCGGCTTGATTCACCTTGGAACGGCGATGCTTTTCATAGCGTCCATTTTATTCGGGCCGAAGAAAGGGGCCATCGCCGGGGCGCTTGGCATGGGGCTTTTCGATTTGCTCGGAGGCTATGCGATCTGGGCGCCGATCACGATTGCGGCGCGCGGTTTGCAAGGCTACGTCGTCGGGAAGATTGCCTGGTCGAACGGCCGCCGAGGCAATAGCTTCGCGTTTAACTTAATCGCGACAGTTGTCTCCATCCCTCTAATGGTGGCAGTTTACTATATTGGGGAAGCCATCATGTTCCATAGCCTCATCGTTCCATTGGCGTCCATTCCAGGAGACTTGATTCAAAACTTTATCGGACTTGCGATCGCCATTCCGGTTTGCGCGATGTTGAAAAAAACTCCTATCTTTAAATGA
- a CDS encoding MBL fold metallo-hydrolase — translation MGKSGVIFFERTFPSANMVLINDQQPILIDTGFGSDALETEQLIREAGVASEDLHLIVNTHYHSDHVGGNFHFQKNYGTRIAAHKWDAELINLHDQEACAAEWLDQPLEPYHVDTKLSDHDEIHTGSRTLQVLHTPGHTLGHISIYDPEAETLICGDLFHGNDIGWLNIFREGVSSIQRSLESLDRLSKLRIQQAYSGHGPQIDDPLAAIDAARGRFEKWLGSPEKIAWHACKRIFSFTLIMKDGMAKEEIAPYLLSCGWFHDFARHSFQLQPEEFIQVLLDEIIRSRAASWHNDRLIATAPYKAPEKNWMDQNVKPKDWKAQDIFT, via the coding sequence TTGGGGAAATCCGGAGTCATTTTCTTTGAAAGGACATTTCCAAGTGCCAATATGGTTCTTATCAACGATCAGCAACCCATTCTGATTGATACTGGTTTTGGTAGTGATGCACTGGAGACCGAGCAGTTGATCAGAGAAGCAGGCGTTGCATCAGAGGATTTGCATTTGATTGTAAACACCCATTATCATAGCGACCATGTAGGTGGCAATTTTCATTTCCAAAAAAATTACGGTACTCGGATTGCGGCTCACAAATGGGACGCCGAGTTGATCAACTTACATGACCAAGAAGCGTGCGCAGCAGAATGGCTAGACCAACCTTTAGAGCCTTACCATGTCGATACTAAACTTTCCGATCATGACGAAATCCATACAGGAAGCAGAACTTTGCAAGTCTTACACACGCCGGGACATACATTGGGACATATTTCTATATACGATCCGGAAGCCGAGACATTGATTTGCGGGGATCTCTTCCACGGCAATGATATTGGGTGGCTGAATATTTTCCGGGAAGGTGTTTCATCGATTCAGCGGTCGTTGGAAAGTCTGGATCGGTTGTCTAAACTTCGAATTCAACAGGCATATTCAGGGCATGGACCGCAAATCGATGATCCTTTGGCGGCTATTGACGCGGCGAGAGGCCGCTTTGAAAAATGGCTTGGATCGCCGGAGAAAATTGCTTGGCATGCTTGCAAGCGGATTTTTTCATTTACTTTGATCATGAAAGATGGAATGGCGAAGGAAGAGATTGCTCCTTACTTGCTCAGCTGCGGTTGGTTCCATGACTTTGCGCGCCATTCCTTTCAATTACAGCCTGAGGAATTTATTCAGGTCTTGCTGGATGAAATAATCCGTTCGAGAGCAGCAAGTTGGCATAATGACCGGTTGATCGCCACTGCTCCATACAAAGCGCCGGAAAAGAACTGGATGGATCAGAACGTTAAGCCAAAAGATTGGAAAGCTCAAGATATTTTCACATAA
- a CDS encoding FAS1-like dehydratase domain-containing protein — MSLQVGEVIHFERTFTKEDVELFTKASRDEGDHHITPDEQGRLVIQGLLTATLPTKVGGDHNVLARTMNFEFFRPVFTGDTILCAVTIERYEKTENGRISILTSFECTNQDEKLVLKGNFEGVILKQ; from the coding sequence TTGAGTTTACAAGTTGGCGAGGTTATTCATTTTGAACGGACCTTTACAAAAGAAGATGTTGAACTGTTTACAAAAGCATCGCGTGATGAAGGGGATCACCATATTACCCCAGATGAACAAGGGAGACTTGTCATTCAAGGGTTGTTGACCGCTACCCTGCCGACAAAAGTGGGCGGCGATCATAATGTACTCGCCCGGACGATGAATTTTGAGTTTTTTAGACCCGTTTTTACCGGAGATACTATACTATGTGCCGTCACGATTGAGAGATATGAAAAGACTGAGAATGGCAGGATATCCATTTTAACCTCCTTTGAATGCACCAATCAGGATGAAAAACTGGTATTGAAAGGGAACTTTGAAGGGGTCATTTTAAAACAATAG
- a CDS encoding malate:quinone oxidoreductase, producing MSNGKTQTDVILIGAGIMSATLGTLLKELRPDWKITVFEKLEDAGVESSNEWNNAGTGHAALCELNYTTEKPDGTVDISKAININEQFQLSLQFWSYLVNSELIRNPEDFIMQLPHMSMVQGKDDVEFLKKRFEAMTKNPLFQGMEFSDNPEKLMEWIPLIMQDRQSNEPIAATKIDTGTDVNFGALTRILFDHLKSKGVELHYQHTVSDIKQTSDGAWELKVRNSSGINRHTAKFVFIGGGGGSLHLLQKTGVPEAKHIGGFPVSGIFMVCNNPKVVEQHHAKVYGKAKVGAPPMSVPHLDTRFIDNKKSLLFGPFAGFSPKFLKTGSNMDLITSVNPSNVFTMLAAGAKEMSLTKYLIQQVMLSKEQRMEELREFIPNAKSEDWDLVVAGQRVQVIKDTEAGKGTLQFGTEVITAANGTVAALLGASPGASTAVHVMLEVLAKCFPQHMEEWEPKIKEMIPSYGKSLMQNPDLLEEIHASTAESLGLHNQELAHS from the coding sequence ATGAGCAACGGAAAAACCCAAACAGACGTTATCTTAATTGGTGCTGGAATCATGAGTGCGACTTTGGGGACACTGCTGAAAGAATTAAGGCCGGACTGGAAAATTACAGTGTTTGAAAAGCTCGAAGATGCAGGAGTGGAAAGCTCGAACGAATGGAATAATGCCGGAACAGGGCATGCAGCATTATGTGAGCTTAATTACACGACCGAAAAACCGGACGGAACCGTTGATATTAGCAAAGCTATCAATATCAACGAACAATTTCAGCTTTCTTTGCAGTTTTGGTCTTACTTGGTCAATAGTGAATTGATCCGTAATCCGGAGGACTTTATTATGCAATTGCCTCATATGAGCATGGTCCAAGGGAAAGACGATGTAGAATTTTTGAAGAAACGTTTTGAAGCAATGACGAAGAATCCATTGTTCCAAGGGATGGAATTCTCCGATAATCCGGAAAAACTGATGGAATGGATTCCGCTCATTATGCAAGATCGGCAATCGAATGAACCAATCGCGGCTACGAAAATCGACACGGGGACAGACGTCAATTTCGGTGCATTGACGCGTATTTTATTTGACCACTTGAAGAGCAAGGGCGTGGAATTGCACTATCAACATACAGTGAGTGACATTAAACAGACGAGCGACGGTGCATGGGAACTGAAAGTGCGCAACTCCAGTGGGATCAATCGCCATACTGCTAAATTTGTTTTCATTGGCGGCGGCGGTGGAAGCTTGCACCTTTTACAGAAGACAGGTGTTCCGGAAGCGAAGCATATCGGCGGATTTCCGGTCAGTGGGATCTTCATGGTATGTAACAATCCGAAAGTCGTCGAGCAGCACCATGCAAAAGTGTACGGCAAAGCAAAAGTCGGTGCTCCACCGATGTCCGTGCCGCATCTCGACACACGCTTCATCGACAATAAAAAATCATTGCTCTTTGGACCGTTCGCCGGCTTCTCTCCGAAGTTCCTAAAAACGGGCTCCAATATGGACTTGATCACTTCTGTGAACCCGAGCAATGTGTTTACGATGTTGGCGGCAGGCGCGAAAGAGATGTCTTTGACAAAATATCTGATTCAGCAAGTGATGTTGTCAAAAGAGCAGCGCATGGAAGAGTTACGGGAATTCATCCCGAATGCGAAAAGCGAAGATTGGGATCTAGTTGTTGCAGGCCAACGTGTACAGGTCATCAAAGACACAGAGGCAGGCAAAGGGACCCTTCAATTCGGTACGGAAGTCATCACGGCTGCTAACGGCACAGTTGCCGCGCTCCTTGGTGCTTCTCCAGGTGCATCCACGGCTGTCCATGTCATGCTTGAAGTACTTGCTAAATGCTTCCCGCAACATATGGAAGAGTGGGAACCGAAAATCAAAGAAATGATTCCTTCCTATGGAAAATCCTTAATGCAAAACCCGGATCTTCTGGAAGAGATTCATGCCTCTACTGCCGAATCCCTTGGTTTACACAATCAAGAGTTGGCTCATAGTTAA